The proteins below are encoded in one region of Paeniglutamicibacter cryotolerans:
- a CDS encoding 3-methyladenine DNA glycosylase: MEGVIPSPVRVMVPEAWLPLAAAHRSRSERFSVPFVERRNTGKRHPIEDFLFTYYTQKPGALARWHPGRGVLLTGGAATERLGWKYYGPDADPDTGEPGVMFDADAFAAARGPAIDFARIILSGTAARPGNFSCFGLHEWAMAYKSQENGIRHEYLPLRLGSAGTDQVVEAHKIKCTHFDAYRFYAPQAIELNELRPTRETQRELEQPGCLHANMDLYKWAYKLTPAVPSELVMDCFELAWEIRTMDMRASPYDLSDWGHEAIRIETPEGKAAYVRAQKDFADRASVLRSRLAVVAEALA; encoded by the coding sequence ATGGAAGGCGTGATTCCCTCCCCCGTACGCGTCATGGTCCCCGAGGCGTGGCTTCCGCTGGCCGCGGCGCACCGCTCCCGGAGCGAACGCTTTTCCGTGCCCTTCGTCGAACGCCGGAATACCGGGAAACGGCACCCGATCGAGGATTTCCTCTTCACTTACTACACGCAGAAGCCCGGAGCGCTGGCCCGCTGGCATCCGGGACGGGGCGTGCTGCTCACCGGCGGGGCAGCGACCGAACGGCTCGGCTGGAAGTACTATGGCCCGGATGCCGACCCGGACACCGGGGAGCCGGGCGTGATGTTCGATGCCGACGCGTTTGCTGCGGCCCGCGGCCCGGCCATCGACTTCGCCCGCATCATCCTGTCCGGCACGGCAGCCCGTCCCGGAAACTTTTCCTGCTTCGGGCTGCATGAATGGGCGATGGCCTACAAGTCGCAGGAAAACGGAATCCGGCACGAGTACCTGCCGCTGCGCCTGGGCTCCGCCGGCACCGATCAGGTAGTCGAGGCGCACAAGATCAAGTGCACCCACTTCGACGCGTACCGCTTCTATGCCCCGCAGGCCATCGAACTTAACGAGCTGCGGCCGACCCGCGAGACCCAGCGCGAGCTGGAGCAGCCCGGCTGCCTGCACGCCAACATGGACCTGTACAAGTGGGCCTACAAGCTCACCCCCGCCGTGCCCAGCGAGCTGGTGATGGACTGCTTTGAACTGGCCTGGGAGATCCGGACCATGGATATGCGGGCCTCCCCGTACGACCTCTCGGACTGGGGCCACGAGGCGATCCGGATCGAAACCCCGGAAGGAAAAGCCGCCTACGTCCGGGCGCAAAAGGACTTCGCCGACAGGGCCTCCGTCCTGCGCTCCCGGCTTGCCGTGGTCGCCGAGGCACTGGCCTGA
- a CDS encoding aspartate kinase, producing MSLIVQKFGGSSVSDAQGIKRVARRIIDTRAEGNDVVVVVSAMGDTTDELLDLANQLTDEAPAREMDMLLSAGERISMALLAMAIDGLGAKAASFTGSQAGVLTDSIHGKARVIEVSPQRVRRAIDRGYVAIVAGFQGMSKESNDITTMGRGGSDTTAVALAAALGADVCEIYTDVDGIYTADPRVVPAAQKIDTISSEEMLEMAASGAKILHLRCVEYARRFGVPLHVRSSFSTNEGTWVLPSPDDQIKIQEGEPLEQPIISGVAHDRSEAKVTIVGVPDIPGKAAQIFGIIAGAHANIDMIVQNISTSGTGRTDISFTLPMVDGKHVQEALRAAQADVGFEDISYNEKVGKLSLVGAGMRSNPGVSYTFFEALHQAGVNVDMISTSEIRISIVTDADKLDTAVRAVHAAFDLDAEQDATVYGGTGR from the coding sequence ATGAGCCTGATTGTCCAGAAATTTGGCGGATCCTCCGTGTCGGATGCCCAGGGCATCAAACGCGTGGCCCGTCGGATTATCGACACCCGGGCCGAGGGCAACGACGTCGTCGTGGTGGTCTCGGCCATGGGCGACACCACCGATGAGCTGCTCGACCTGGCCAACCAACTGACCGACGAGGCACCCGCCCGCGAAATGGACATGCTGCTCTCCGCCGGCGAACGCATTTCGATGGCGCTGCTCGCGATGGCCATCGACGGGCTCGGCGCGAAGGCGGCGTCGTTCACCGGCTCGCAGGCCGGAGTGCTCACCGACTCGATCCACGGCAAGGCGAGGGTCATCGAGGTCTCCCCGCAGCGCGTGCGCCGGGCCATCGACCGCGGCTATGTGGCCATCGTCGCCGGGTTCCAGGGCATGAGCAAGGAATCGAACGACATCACCACGATGGGCCGCGGCGGCTCGGACACCACCGCCGTCGCCCTGGCGGCGGCGCTCGGCGCCGACGTCTGCGAGATCTACACCGACGTCGACGGCATCTACACCGCGGACCCGCGCGTGGTCCCGGCCGCGCAAAAGATCGATACGATCTCCAGCGAGGAAATGCTCGAGATGGCCGCCTCCGGCGCCAAGATCCTGCACCTGCGCTGCGTTGAATACGCCCGCCGCTTCGGGGTGCCGCTGCATGTGCGCTCCTCGTTCAGCACCAATGAGGGAACCTGGGTCCTGCCCAGCCCCGATGACCAGATCAAGATTCAAGAGGGAGAACCCTTGGAACAGCCCATCATCTCCGGCGTCGCCCACGACCGCTCCGAAGCCAAGGTCACCATCGTCGGTGTCCCGGACATCCCGGGCAAGGCGGCGCAGATCTTCGGGATCATCGCCGGCGCGCACGCGAACATCGACATGATCGTGCAGAACATCTCCACCTCCGGCACCGGCCGCACCGACATCTCCTTCACGCTGCCGATGGTCGATGGCAAGCATGTGCAGGAGGCGCTGCGTGCCGCGCAGGCCGATGTCGGCTTCGAGGACATCTCCTACAACGAGAAAGTCGGCAAACTCTCGCTGGTCGGAGCCGGGATGCGCTCGAACCCGGGCGTCTCCTACACCTTCTTCGAGGCGCTGCACCAGGCCGGCGTCAACGTCGACATGATCTCCACCTCGGAAATCCGCATCTCCATCGTCACCGACGCGGACAAGCTGGACACCGCCGTGCGCGCCGTCCACGCGGCGTTCGACCTCGATGCCGAGCAGGATGCAACGGTCTACGGCGGCACCGGCCGCTAA
- a CDS encoding Hpt domain-containing protein, translated as MSVVFAPGQQLVCSGTVHTLMVNVGTETTNLFLCRFISMLPARICKLEAAIRDHDGDAGLDAALSLKSSACMSGALRLGAVATALHLAFAHDDPAEQLALLEQVREIGPRTVRDLKRFLSGVWPTPS; from the coding sequence ATGTCAGTCGTCTTCGCCCCGGGCCAGCAGCTGGTGTGTTCGGGAACCGTGCACACCCTGATGGTCAACGTCGGAACCGAAACGACAAATCTTTTCCTATGCCGCTTCATCTCCATGCTGCCCGCGCGCATCTGCAAGCTCGAGGCGGCCATCCGCGATCACGACGGGGATGCGGGCTTGGATGCCGCGCTATCGCTGAAGTCCAGCGCCTGCATGAGCGGTGCCCTGCGGCTCGGCGCCGTCGCCACCGCCCTGCACCTGGCCTTCGCGCACGATGATCCAGCCGAACAGCTTGCACTGCTGGAACAGGTCAGGGAGATCGGGCCACGCACCGTCAGGGACCTGAAACGGTTCCTGTCCGGCGTGTGGCCGACTCCGTCCTAG
- the recR gene encoding recombination mediator RecR — protein MYEGAVQDLIDELGRLPGIGPKSAQRIAFHILDADADDMLRLSEAIRVVKERVKFCAVCFNVSEQDTCNICRDDRRDPTVLCVVEESKDVMAVERTRSFHGRYHVLGGSINPIGGIGPEQLHIRELLTRLADDRIQEVIIATDPNLEGEATATYLTRTMRSLGIEISRLASGLPVGGDLEYADEITLGRAFEGRRSMLTQ, from the coding sequence GTGTACGAAGGTGCAGTCCAGGACCTGATTGACGAGCTCGGGCGGTTGCCCGGCATCGGACCGAAGTCCGCCCAGCGCATCGCCTTCCACATCCTGGATGCCGACGCCGATGACATGTTGCGGCTCTCCGAGGCGATCCGCGTGGTCAAGGAGCGGGTGAAGTTCTGCGCCGTCTGCTTCAACGTCTCCGAGCAGGACACCTGCAACATCTGCCGCGACGACCGCCGCGATCCCACGGTGCTGTGCGTCGTGGAGGAGTCCAAGGACGTGATGGCGGTCGAGCGCACGCGCTCGTTCCATGGGCGCTACCACGTGCTCGGTGGCTCCATCAATCCGATCGGTGGCATCGGCCCGGAACAGCTTCACATCAGAGAGCTGCTCACCCGGCTCGCCGACGACCGGATCCAGGAGGTCATCATCGCGACCGACCCTAACCTGGAGGGCGAGGCGACGGCCACCTACCTGACCCGCACCATGCGTTCCCTGGGCATCGAGATCTCGCGGCTCGCCTCCGGGCTGCCCGTGGGCGGGGACCTGGAGTACGCCGACGAGATCACCCTGGGCCGGGCCTTCGAGGGCCGCCGGTCCATGCTCACGCAGTAG
- a CDS encoding response regulator transcription factor, with amino-acid sequence MEDRRVAVVVEDDEDIRGLLEAVLQQSGFLVHCASGGASGVDMVLTHQPELVTLDLGLPDIDGFEVARRIRGISDAHVLMLTARAEEIDMVLGLESGADDYMTKPFRPRELRARVEAIMRRRHGALKREQAPEPAPPLDGQPDVPTNPAEAPGSAVEPLLELNGLCLAVHSHSVMVDGAEVGLTPTEFLLLKTLLSGGRRVHAKADLVRRLRDEDMDAGTYVSASDGRAVEVHLGNLRRKLGDSAHDPRWIETVRGIGYRAAARRQTLRTCGPRTESATRRTGTVSGP; translated from the coding sequence GTGGAAGATCGCCGGGTCGCCGTGGTCGTCGAAGACGATGAGGACATCCGCGGGCTCCTGGAAGCGGTTTTGCAGCAATCGGGGTTCCTCGTCCACTGTGCATCCGGTGGCGCAAGCGGCGTCGACATGGTCCTCACGCACCAGCCTGAGCTGGTCACCCTCGACCTCGGCCTTCCGGATATCGATGGTTTCGAGGTGGCCCGGCGCATCCGCGGCATATCGGATGCCCACGTGCTGATGCTGACGGCGCGCGCCGAGGAGATCGACATGGTGCTCGGGCTTGAATCCGGCGCCGATGACTACATGACCAAGCCGTTCCGCCCACGTGAGCTTCGAGCCCGGGTGGAAGCGATCATGCGCCGGCGCCATGGTGCTCTCAAGCGCGAGCAGGCTCCCGAGCCGGCCCCGCCGCTGGACGGGCAGCCCGACGTGCCCACTAATCCGGCGGAGGCGCCCGGATCCGCGGTGGAGCCGCTGCTGGAACTCAACGGCCTGTGCCTGGCCGTCCACTCGCATTCGGTAATGGTCGACGGGGCCGAGGTCGGCCTGACCCCCACCGAGTTCCTGCTGTTGAAGACGCTGCTCTCCGGCGGCCGGCGGGTGCACGCGAAGGCCGATCTGGTGCGCAGGCTGCGTGATGAGGACATGGACGCGGGAACATACGTGTCAGCGTCCGATGGCCGTGCCGTGGAGGTGCATTTGGGAAACCTGCGCCGCAAGCTGGGCGACAGCGCCCACGATCCGCGCTGGATCGAAACGGTGCGTGGGATCGGCTACCGTGCGGCGGCACGGCGCCAGACCCTCCGCACCTGCGGACCTAGGACGGAGTCGGCCACACGCCGGACAGGAACCGTTTCAGGTCCCTGA
- a CDS encoding DNA polymerase III subunit gamma and tau produces the protein MSTALYRRYRPDNFGDVIGQEHVTVPLMTALSKDRVNHAYLFSGPRGCGKTTSARILARCLNCAQGPTPTPCGTCPSCVELASGGPGSLDVIEIDAASHGGVDDARDLRERATFAPVRDRYKVFIIDEAHMVTPAGFNALLKIVEEPPEHIKFIFATTEPDKVIGTIRSRTHHYPFRLVPPEPLHAYLQHLCDAESVAVAPGVLSLVIRAGGGSVRDSLSVLDQLMAGAGENGMDYELAVSLLGFTHSSLLDDVLEALATRDAATIFGAVDRVVQTGHDPRRFVEDLLERFRDLIIVKAVPENAASIIRGLPEDQLARMQAQAANLGQAELSRSADVTNSALTEMTGATSPRLHLELLCARLLLPATDSGERGINARIDRVERLLASGVPMAAGATGSAPDPVDATAPRIPHDGSGGFDRDSASAPLGGGAAAVREALRAARQQVAGEPAAAAPGTPAPTPEPVPATAPAASAEPVTGPAPSAAPSPADPAPAVQEATAQEPAAPEPDPASNDAEWGSDWGDMQQEPATGTPAASVAASPAPAAAPVPQFSIVPERVAPEVDQVPAAAARQAQQQAPPDLPQAPDTATQTPAPEAHTRGPASGGSIEPFQQAWPQILEDLKNAKKFLWMMVQPNASPTGYDGRTLTVSFAHTGALTAFTAKQENVMLLGQSINRVTGVDCQLVITAGGTAPAGGSGPKADRRREPAAPSTVTPLTSARPTGSVPTTTPDGPATAQAPASAAAPVPMAAATQPPEAPAPLVPAPAEQTVRPVVPVPAVPAPALQADSPASPVVQDVPAAPAPAAAAPSRRRGPAPASAPTEEDPGYGPEPDFGDEPWDDGAGDWSADNVPVPEWEFPAPGGAPGASLPAPGAARPSPTTGPALPLGEQDLPVAPAPAGFAGPAGSAASAVSAGSGSPVDTAASAPRSSAPMAIPTWAAPEPNQETMPLPPAAASDTRPGQKVSRYQRLMNQGPGASAPAASGGFASAFAPEQPGPAFGTAPDSSATSPGTWGNAPSAPEPGRAVESKYVEDIPSDDDIAIEESGVVGRPAIERLLNGRLIEERDHQGNIIPQSSS, from the coding sequence GTGAGTACAGCCCTTTACCGTCGATACCGTCCCGATAATTTCGGGGACGTGATTGGGCAGGAACACGTCACCGTACCGCTCATGACAGCGCTCTCGAAGGACCGCGTCAACCACGCCTACCTCTTCTCCGGGCCCCGCGGTTGCGGCAAGACGACTTCTGCCCGCATCCTTGCCCGCTGCCTGAACTGCGCGCAGGGCCCCACGCCGACCCCGTGCGGCACCTGCCCCAGCTGCGTGGAACTGGCCAGCGGCGGCCCCGGATCACTCGATGTCATCGAGATCGACGCGGCCTCCCACGGCGGCGTCGATGACGCCCGCGACCTGCGCGAGCGCGCCACCTTCGCCCCGGTGCGCGACCGCTACAAGGTCTTCATCATCGATGAGGCCCACATGGTCACCCCTGCCGGCTTCAACGCGCTGCTGAAGATCGTCGAAGAACCACCCGAACACATCAAGTTCATCTTCGCGACGACGGAGCCGGACAAGGTCATCGGCACCATCCGGTCGCGCACCCACCACTACCCGTTCCGGCTGGTCCCGCCCGAACCGCTGCACGCCTACCTCCAGCACCTGTGCGATGCCGAGTCCGTCGCCGTGGCACCGGGGGTGCTCTCGCTGGTGATCCGCGCCGGCGGCGGTTCGGTCCGCGACTCGCTCTCGGTGCTCGACCAGCTGATGGCCGGTGCCGGAGAAAACGGGATGGACTACGAGCTGGCCGTCTCGCTGCTGGGCTTCACCCACTCCTCGCTGCTCGATGACGTTCTCGAGGCGCTCGCCACCCGCGACGCGGCAACCATCTTCGGTGCCGTGGACCGGGTAGTGCAGACCGGGCACGACCCGCGCCGCTTCGTCGAGGACCTGCTCGAGCGCTTCCGCGACCTGATCATCGTCAAGGCCGTTCCGGAGAACGCCGCCAGCATCATCCGCGGGCTTCCCGAGGACCAGCTGGCGCGCATGCAGGCCCAGGCCGCGAACCTCGGCCAGGCCGAGCTGAGCCGTTCAGCCGATGTCACCAACTCCGCGCTGACCGAAATGACCGGCGCCACCTCGCCCCGGTTGCACCTCGAGCTGCTCTGCGCCCGGCTACTGCTTCCCGCCACCGATTCCGGCGAGCGCGGCATCAACGCCCGCATCGACCGGGTCGAACGCCTGCTGGCATCGGGCGTCCCGATGGCGGCCGGCGCCACCGGGTCCGCACCGGACCCCGTCGATGCCACGGCTCCTCGGATCCCCCACGACGGCTCCGGCGGATTCGACCGGGATTCGGCTTCGGCCCCCCTCGGCGGTGGAGCAGCGGCCGTGCGCGAGGCACTGCGTGCCGCCCGCCAACAGGTTGCCGGCGAGCCGGCTGCGGCAGCCCCGGGGACCCCCGCCCCGACACCCGAACCGGTCCCCGCGACCGCACCCGCTGCCAGTGCGGAACCGGTTACCGGCCCCGCACCGTCGGCCGCGCCCTCCCCGGCAGATCCCGCACCCGCGGTTCAGGAGGCCACGGCTCAGGAACCCGCTGCCCCGGAACCGGATCCCGCGTCCAACGACGCCGAGTGGGGCAGCGACTGGGGTGACATGCAGCAGGAACCGGCAACCGGCACCCCGGCCGCATCCGTTGCGGCATCCCCCGCCCCGGCCGCCGCACCGGTTCCCCAGTTCAGCATCGTCCCGGAACGCGTCGCGCCCGAGGTCGACCAGGTTCCCGCGGCCGCTGCGCGCCAGGCCCAACAGCAGGCCCCGCCGGACCTGCCGCAGGCCCCTGACACCGCCACCCAGACACCCGCACCCGAAGCGCACACCCGGGGCCCGGCCTCCGGCGGTTCCATCGAACCGTTCCAGCAGGCCTGGCCGCAGATCCTCGAGGACCTGAAGAACGCGAAGAAGTTCCTCTGGATGATGGTCCAGCCCAATGCGTCGCCGACCGGCTACGACGGACGCACGCTCACCGTCTCCTTCGCCCACACCGGCGCGCTGACCGCTTTCACCGCCAAGCAGGAGAACGTGATGCTGCTTGGCCAGAGCATCAACCGGGTAACCGGCGTCGACTGCCAACTGGTGATTACCGCGGGAGGAACCGCTCCGGCGGGTGGTTCGGGCCCAAAAGCTGACCGCCGGCGGGAGCCGGCGGCGCCTTCGACCGTAACTCCACTGACTTCAGCGCGCCCGACGGGGTCCGTTCCCACCACCACGCCCGATGGCCCCGCCACCGCGCAGGCCCCGGCATCTGCCGCCGCCCCGGTTCCGATGGCTGCTGCCACGCAGCCCCCGGAGGCCCCTGCGCCTCTCGTTCCCGCGCCCGCGGAACAGACGGTGCGACCGGTCGTTCCTGTTCCTGCGGTACCGGCTCCCGCCTTGCAGGCCGACAGCCCCGCTTCCCCGGTCGTTCAGGACGTTCCAGCTGCCCCGGCACCTGCCGCTGCGGCACCTTCCCGACGCCGGGGTCCTGCACCGGCGTCCGCCCCGACCGAAGAGGACCCGGGCTACGGGCCGGAGCCCGATTTCGGCGACGAACCCTGGGATGACGGCGCCGGCGACTGGAGCGCGGACAACGTGCCCGTACCGGAATGGGAGTTCCCCGCACCCGGAGGAGCCCCCGGGGCCTCCCTCCCGGCACCGGGGGCAGCCCGGCCCTCCCCGACCACAGGGCCGGCATTGCCACTGGGCGAGCAGGACCTGCCCGTCGCACCGGCACCGGCAGGATTCGCGGGTCCGGCCGGGTCTGCCGCGTCTGCCGTGTCGGCCGGTTCTGGCTCGCCGGTGGACACCGCGGCATCGGCCCCCCGCTCCTCGGCACCGATGGCCATCCCCACGTGGGCCGCACCGGAACCGAATCAGGAAACCATGCCGCTGCCCCCGGCAGCTGCTTCCGACACCCGGCCGGGCCAGAAGGTCAGCCGCTACCAGCGCCTGATGAACCAGGGCCCGGGAGCTTCGGCACCTGCGGCATCGGGCGGATTCGCCTCGGCGTTCGCACCGGAGCAGCCGGGTCCGGCGTTCGGCACGGCACCCGACAGCTCGGCAACGTCCCCGGGGACCTGGGGCAACGCGCCAAGCGCCCCGGAGCCGGGCCGGGCCGTAGAATCGAAGTACGTCGAGGACATCCCCAGCGATGATGACATCGCCATCGAAGAATCCGGCGTGGTCGGCCGCCCGGCCATCGAGCGCCTGCTCAACGGGCGCCTGATCGAAGAGCGCGACCATCAAGGCAACATCATTCCCCAGTCCTCATCGTGA
- a CDS encoding HNH endonuclease signature motif containing protein, whose amino-acid sequence MGKYAAHQPAAEPDEASVPPAGSRYFAPDEGPWLMGVERRLSTGPLARAVADLAAAEAPAEPACSLAQLAAIGRIRSMLDGLEATLLADAHEMVQRGLSTPLAQQNPTLFAGDGRTQEHGYPLSRLDRGLNRSSLVAEAALSLRTSERGAFSALAVAEGLRYVHDDALLALYRGDMTGRTAATLVKQTGGLPRETARRIGQSALGLAGTLSDASMARHIKRQRERLHPEPITDRRSRAELGRSLTWWPEEDGMAILQAYLPAEEVLAIFNTVGVHANSLRDPEERRHLGQLRADVFRDAVLEGWPGAPVGGRGLFVGLSIPALELLCNPERGIAQLQGYGPIPIGAALRLAARAPSLKRILTDPWTGAMLDLGRKSYRPNRALRDYLRLRDEHCRMPGCRRIPELTEFDHIEPWGTGGRTSAGNAQLLCRRHQVYKHVLGWEVVHRGNGVLQWRSPHGVVVLDVPEQADALGPFRQPMLPPGTQVDAASRKALGWDPAEVHPEAPQDRAEAEPGREPGAPAACPDADRDPGRGTPG is encoded by the coding sequence ATGGGAAAATACGCAGCTCACCAACCGGCGGCGGAGCCCGACGAGGCGTCCGTCCCCCCGGCTGGCTCCCGCTATTTCGCCCCCGACGAGGGGCCCTGGCTGATGGGAGTTGAACGCCGCCTGTCCACCGGGCCGCTGGCCAGGGCCGTCGCCGACCTCGCCGCCGCCGAGGCCCCGGCGGAACCGGCCTGCTCCCTGGCCCAGCTGGCGGCCATCGGACGGATCCGCTCGATGCTCGACGGACTGGAGGCGACGCTGCTGGCCGATGCGCACGAGATGGTCCAGCGCGGGCTGAGCACCCCGCTTGCGCAGCAAAACCCGACGCTATTCGCCGGCGACGGGCGGACCCAGGAGCACGGCTACCCGCTCTCGCGTCTGGACCGGGGCCTGAACCGCTCCTCACTGGTGGCCGAAGCGGCGCTGTCGTTGCGCACCTCCGAACGCGGCGCCTTCTCCGCGCTGGCCGTTGCCGAAGGACTTCGCTACGTCCACGACGACGCCCTGCTGGCCCTCTACCGCGGCGACATGACCGGGCGCACCGCCGCGACCTTGGTCAAGCAGACCGGCGGGCTTCCTCGGGAGACGGCACGACGGATAGGACAGTCGGCACTGGGCTTGGCCGGGACCCTGTCCGATGCCTCCATGGCCCGGCATATCAAGCGCCAGCGCGAACGGCTGCACCCGGAGCCGATCACCGACCGCCGCTCCCGGGCCGAGCTCGGCCGCTCCCTGACCTGGTGGCCGGAGGAGGACGGTATGGCCATCTTGCAGGCGTACCTCCCGGCCGAGGAGGTACTGGCGATCTTCAACACGGTGGGCGTGCACGCCAACTCGCTGCGCGATCCCGAGGAACGCCGGCACCTGGGCCAGCTGCGGGCCGACGTCTTCCGCGATGCGGTGCTCGAGGGCTGGCCCGGTGCCCCGGTCGGGGGACGGGGGCTTTTCGTCGGACTGAGCATTCCAGCCCTTGAGCTGCTGTGCAATCCGGAACGCGGGATAGCACAGCTGCAGGGCTACGGGCCGATCCCGATCGGCGCCGCCCTGCGCCTCGCGGCCCGGGCTCCCTCGCTCAAACGCATCCTCACCGACCCGTGGACCGGAGCCATGCTGGATCTGGGGCGCAAGAGTTACCGGCCCAACCGGGCGCTGCGCGATTACCTGCGCCTGCGCGACGAGCACTGCCGCATGCCCGGCTGCCGCAGGATCCCCGAACTCACCGAGTTCGACCACATCGAGCCGTGGGGCACCGGCGGGCGGACCTCGGCAGGCAATGCGCAATTGCTCTGCCGGCGGCACCAGGTCTACAAGCACGTACTGGGGTGGGAGGTGGTGCACCGCGGCAACGGTGTGCTCCAGTGGCGCTCCCCGCACGGGGTCGTGGTGCTGGACGTCCCGGAACAGGCCGATGCACTAGGTCCCTTCCGGCAGCCGATGCTTCCCCCCGGAACACAGGTGGACGCCGCATCGCGCAAGGCGCTGGGCTGGGACCCCGCAGAGGTCCACCCGGAAGCCCCGCAGGACCGTGCCGAAGCGGAGCCGGGCCGGGAACCCGGGGCCCCGGCCGCCTGCCCGGACGCCGACCGCGATCCCGGCCGCGGGACCCCCGGCTGA
- the gluQRS gene encoding tRNA glutamyl-Q(34) synthetase GluQRS, translated as MGAGRFAPSPSGDLHVGNLRTAILAWLFARSSSRGFLLRIEDLDRARAGAEAGQLHDLAAIGLDWDGDVVRQSERLDLFDDAIGQLRARGLLYECFCTRRDIAEAASAPHAAPGAYPGTCRTLDEARRAAKREVRPAAWRLLTEPTEFTITDLLHGEYTGAVDDFVVLRNDGVPAYNLAVVVDDAAQGIDQVVRGDDLLSSAPRQAYLASLLGHRAPEYAHVPLALNAAGARLAKRDGAVTLAQLALAGTSAAQVRAQILDSLNLPTSSLPAALAAFDPAALPRAPWIHSAAPSGR; from the coding sequence ATGGGAGCAGGACGATTCGCCCCGAGCCCCTCGGGCGACCTGCATGTGGGAAACCTGCGCACAGCGATCCTGGCATGGCTCTTCGCCCGCTCCAGCTCCCGCGGTTTCCTGCTGCGCATCGAGGACCTGGACCGCGCCCGGGCCGGAGCCGAGGCCGGACAACTGCACGACCTGGCCGCCATCGGACTCGACTGGGACGGGGATGTGGTGCGCCAGAGCGAGCGCCTGGACCTCTTCGACGATGCCATCGGGCAGCTGCGGGCCCGGGGCCTGCTCTACGAGTGCTTCTGCACCCGGCGCGACATCGCAGAGGCCGCATCGGCCCCGCACGCGGCACCCGGCGCCTACCCCGGCACCTGCAGGACCTTGGACGAAGCCCGGCGCGCCGCCAAACGCGAGGTCCGGCCCGCCGCCTGGCGGTTGCTCACCGAGCCCACCGAGTTCACCATCACCGACCTGCTGCATGGGGAATACACCGGGGCCGTCGATGATTTCGTGGTGCTGCGCAACGACGGGGTTCCGGCCTATAACCTGGCAGTCGTCGTCGATGACGCGGCCCAGGGCATCGATCAGGTGGTGCGCGGGGACGACCTGCTCTCCTCCGCTCCACGGCAGGCCTATCTGGCGTCGCTGCTAGGCCATCGGGCACCGGAATACGCGCACGTCCCCCTGGCGTTGAATGCCGCCGGCGCGCGCCTGGCCAAGCGTGACGGGGCGGTGACGCTGGCGCAGCTGGCACTGGCCGGAACCTCTGCGGCACAGGTGCGTGCGCAGATCCTGGATTCGCTGAACCTTCCCACCTCTTCGCTTCCCGCGGCGCTTGCCGCGTTCGACCCCGCGGCGCTGCCGCGCGCGCCCTGGATCCATTCGGCAGCCCCGTCCGGCCGGTAG